The Clostridium chauvoei genome has a window encoding:
- a CDS encoding PucR family transcriptional regulator: protein MDNFKILLKEMCEKTNLYCKLTNNKGDAIFNNLKVDSKTIIKKIRINNIIYRLYITEENENLKDFIEFTLNKFMEKSNTIQLLLQGEKSWNNFKNTILEKRGKLFIIDCNNKEEVFKILRNSYADEDVLIEEVFNQIILIGDLDEEKEHGLSLRESIIQNTGEKVYISVSNLDGTYNGLLKGYRKAKQAIDTGKALKIVPETYISSEMEIENIIHNLKNEYSKQLKDEYEEICKSLNNELILTIEEILRCNFSLTQASKNLYIHRNTLIYRVEKIKKETGYDIRNFKEATYLYVLYINSKRID, encoded by the coding sequence ATGGACAATTTTAAAATTTTATTGAAAGAGATGTGTGAAAAGACAAATCTTTATTGTAAGTTAACGAATAATAAAGGTGATGCTATATTTAACAATTTAAAAGTTGATTCAAAAACTATTATTAAAAAAATAAGAATAAATAACATAATATATAGATTATATATTACTGAAGAAAATGAGAATTTAAAAGATTTTATAGAATTTACATTAAATAAATTCATGGAGAAAAGCAATACTATTCAATTGTTATTGCAAGGTGAAAAATCATGGAATAACTTTAAAAATACGATATTAGAAAAAAGAGGGAAGTTATTTATAATAGATTGTAATAATAAAGAAGAAGTTTTTAAGATTTTAAGAAATAGTTATGCTGATGAAGATGTTTTAATTGAAGAAGTATTTAATCAAATAATTTTAATTGGTGATTTAGACGAGGAAAAGGAACATGGACTTTCTCTTAGAGAGAGTATAATACAAAATACAGGAGAAAAAGTATATATTTCAGTTTCTAATTTAGATGGAACATACAATGGACTTTTAAAAGGCTATAGAAAAGCAAAACAAGCTATTGATACAGGAAAAGCATTAAAAATAGTTCCAGAAACTTATATATCATCAGAAATGGAAATAGAAAATATAATTCATAATTTAAAGAATGAATACTCAAAGCAATTAAAAGATGAGTATGAAGAAATCTGCAAAAGCTTAAATAATGAGTTGATATTGACTATAGAAGAAATTTTAAGATGTAATTTTTCATTAACTCAAGCATCAAAAAACCTTTATATACATAGAAATACACTTATATATAGGGTTGAAAAAATAAAAAAAGAAACAGGGTATGATATAAGAAATTTTAAAGAAGCAACATATTTATATGTGTTATATATAAATAGTAAAAGAATAGATTAG
- a CDS encoding NUDIX domain-containing protein: MGKTIGCSIIIKDDFNNMLIVTKKVKKSQPNLWYLVGRNLRGKETTEKCINRAVKDDLKVNIFDLKIVDEYKISEDENFIIYTGNVKESINIGKDIVQYKWINKESVDSYDFAENEKEKILAYLNK, encoded by the coding sequence ATGGGAAAAACAATAGGTTGTTCAATTATTATTAAGGATGATTTTAATAATATGTTGATAGTTACAAAAAAGGTTAAGAAAAGTCAACCTAATTTATGGTATTTAGTTGGAAGGAATTTAAGAGGAAAAGAAACAACAGAAAAATGCATAAATAGAGCTGTTAAAGATGATCTAAAAGTAAATATTTTTGATTTGAAAATTGTTGATGAGTATAAAATAAGTGAAGATGAAAATTTTATAATTTATACTGGCAACGTGAAAGAAAGTATAAATATAGGAAAAGATATAGTGCAATATAAATGGATAAACAAAGAAAGTGTAGATTCATACGATTTTGCAGAAAATGAGAAAGAAAAAATATTAGCATATTTAAATAAATAG
- a CDS encoding ABC transporter ATP-binding protein: MQRSKGVNIKDLTKIYLSHSGDSEFKAVDNISIDIKAGEFVTLLGPSGCGKTTTLRMVAGFEIPTEGEIYLGGDMINNLTPDKRDTSMVFQSYALFPHLNIYDNIAYGLKLKK; encoded by the coding sequence ATGCAAAGAAGTAAAGGTGTTAATATAAAAGATTTAACTAAAATATACTTATCTCACAGTGGAGATTCAGAATTTAAGGCTGTAGATAATATTTCAATAGATATAAAAGCAGGTGAATTTGTAACATTATTAGGACCATCTGGTTGTGGAAAAACAACAACATTAAGAATGGTAGCAGGTTTTGAAATTCCAACAGAAGGAGAGATATATTTAGGTGGAGACATGATAAATAATCTAACTCCAGATAAAAGAGATACATCTATGGTGTTCCAAAGTTATGCATTATTTCCACATCTAAATATATATGACAATATAGCTTATGGTTTAAAGCTTAAAAAATGA
- a CDS encoding MgtC/SapB family protein: MPLQEIGLRLLLAIVIGGVIGYERESTNSPAGFRTHILVALGATVISLIQVEMVNKSIVLITADPNLSNSLKIDMGRLGAQVVSGVGFLGAGTIIHTKGSIKGLTTAASLWVVACVGLAIGFGYYSISILAGIAIVLVLVTLKRFENRFITNRGLCKIYIEYINKQEAMNCIEVYMLKKGIKIANIEFYVNDTSELDKIKSCLITIEIPKAMSINEVLVQCSTNEYITQIYELKE, encoded by the coding sequence ATGCCTTTACAGGAAATTGGATTAAGATTATTACTAGCAATAGTAATAGGTGGCGTTATAGGATATGAGAGAGAATCAACTAATAGCCCAGCAGGCTTTAGAACCCACATTTTAGTTGCCTTAGGAGCAACTGTAATATCATTAATACAAGTAGAGATGGTAAATAAATCTATTGTGTTAATAACCGCAGATCCTAATTTATCAAATTCTTTAAAAATAGATATGGGAAGATTAGGAGCACAAGTTGTAAGTGGAGTAGGCTTCTTAGGGGCAGGAACGATAATTCATACTAAGGGATCAATAAAAGGATTAACCACAGCTGCATCTTTATGGGTGGTAGCCTGTGTTGGATTAGCTATTGGTTTTGGATATTATTCAATAAGTATTTTAGCAGGTATAGCAATAGTATTAGTTTTAGTAACTTTAAAAAGGTTTGAAAATAGATTCATAACTAATCGAGGACTTTGCAAAATATATATTGAATATATAAATAAACAAGAAGCTATGAATTGTATCGAAGTGTACATGCTTAAAAAAGGAATAAAAATTGCTAATATAGAATTCTATGTAAATGATACCAGCGAGTTGGATAAGATAAAGAGCTGTTTGATAACTATAGAAATACCAAAAGCAATGAGTATAAATGAAGTCTTAGTCCAATGTAGTACAAATGAATATATAACACAAATTTATGAGTTAAAGGAATGA
- a CDS encoding YdcF family protein — translation MIDIILGIILCIYFIVINLFVRKVSFSFIFLIVGVALIIYHFIKDKIKRNKNLNKIFNIGKIVGSICLVIFIIIEGAIILYPKRDKSEADYMIILGAGIRGEKLSITLEQRLEKAIEYINNYDEDINVVVSGGQGPGEDITEAEAMKRYLISNGINENKIIMENKSTSTSENLIYSKAKIEQSTGEKIDNIKIKVVTSDFHALRSNMLAKKNGYEDISFYTNTTVITLMPIMYTREFFALIKSYIFD, via the coding sequence ATGATTGATATTATATTAGGAATTATATTGTGTATATATTTTATAGTAATAAATTTATTTGTAAGAAAAGTTAGTTTTAGCTTTATATTTCTTATAGTAGGAGTTGCTTTAATAATATACCATTTTATAAAAGATAAAATAAAAAGAAATAAAAATTTAAATAAAATTTTTAATATAGGAAAGATAGTGGGCAGTATATGTTTAGTTATATTTATTATTATAGAAGGAGCTATTATTTTGTATCCTAAAAGGGATAAATCAGAGGCGGACTATATGATAATTTTAGGGGCAGGTATAAGAGGGGAAAAGTTAAGTATAACTTTAGAGCAAAGGCTTGAAAAAGCTATAGAATATATAAATAATTATGATGAAGATATCAATGTAGTAGTATCAGGAGGACAGGGGCCTGGAGAAGATATAACAGAAGCAGAAGCTATGAAAAGATATTTAATTAGTAATGGGATTAATGAAAATAAAATTATAATGGAAAATAAATCTACAAGTACTAGTGAAAATCTAATTTATTCTAAAGCTAAAATAGAACAATCAACAGGAGAAAAGATAGATAACATTAAAATTAAAGTAGTAACTTCTGATTTTCATGCATTAAGAAGTAATATGTTAGCTAAAAAAAATGGATATGAGGATATTAGTTTTTATACGAATACTACTGTTATAACTTTAATGCCAATAATGTACACTAGAGAATTTTTTGCACTAATTAAATCATATATTTTTGATTAA
- a CDS encoding ABC transporter ATP-binding protein, which yields MNKKELDEKVKNIIELVGLKGMEVRYPNQLSGGQQQRVALARALVMEPGVLLFDEPLSNLDAKLRVYMRTEIRKIQKKVGITAIYVTHDQSEAMSLSDRIIIMNKGIVEQVGTPKEIYYTPATEFVADFIGTANFLPGKITDAEYENVTIKVDDVIFNVPYKGSKTTGDSCKLVLRPEAIEIGEKGIFKGKIISSTFMGAFQDYSIQVGETIIKCEDFNPQVKKVYEEGQEVMINFSKENVHII from the coding sequence ATGAATAAGAAGGAACTTGATGAAAAAGTTAAGAATATAATAGAATTAGTAGGCTTAAAAGGAATGGAAGTAAGATATCCAAATCAATTATCTGGGGGACAACAACAAAGAGTCGCTCTTGCAAGAGCATTAGTTATGGAACCTGGGGTATTATTATTCGATGAACCTTTATCAAATTTAGATGCTAAATTAAGAGTTTACATGAGAACTGAAATAAGAAAAATTCAAAAGAAAGTTGGAATCACAGCTATTTATGTAACACATGATCAATCAGAAGCTATGAGTCTTTCAGATAGAATTATAATAATGAATAAAGGTATAGTAGAACAAGTAGGTACTCCTAAAGAAATCTATTATACACCAGCTACAGAGTTTGTTGCAGACTTTATAGGAACAGCAAATTTTTTACCAGGTAAAATTACTGATGCTGAATATGAAAACGTAACTATTAAGGTTGATGATGTTATTTTTAATGTACCATATAAAGGATCAAAAACAACAGGAGATAGTTGCAAACTTGTATTAAGACCAGAAGCAATAGAAATAGGTGAAAAAGGAATATTTAAAGGAAAAATAATAAGTTCAACATTTATGGGAGCTTTCCAAGATTATTCAATACAAGTTGGAGAAACAATAATTAAATGTGAGGACTTTAATCCTCAAGTTAAAAAGGTATATGAAGAAGGACAAGAGGTAATGATTAACTTTAGTAAGGAGAATGTTCATATAATCTAG
- a CDS encoding sensor histidine kinase → MFKNNFGFKKKLLLVFLFVGIIPLILLWIYDTVFIIKTTYEKIEYYTNSNLSIAAELIDSNINTYSKMVNYIAENLEVQEVISKEGIKDNYEKEKKFEDTQELYKIIRAILATQTKEIPIHIVNLDKTSRFSTTDYYAPIYSDIRGDFYEKLNRNDDIVITQIHRRVEGKESQDTVLVIGKAIINRDTKEVIGYVIADVYDSYFDDIFKAISFVEDSNVMLLDDNGYIITDKNYKNQTGFKFPSEYLSKLNNIKGTLKVNIDKTSYQCYYTTTQNTKIKVLQLIPNKYFFSEIVNNLKFLIILSLIVISLSIFFVLITSKKISEPILEMTSYMKEVEKGNLDVYIESNRNDEIGHLSRGFNDMTKELKRLIEEDYKKELLVQEAEFKALKSQVNPHFLYNSLGLISWMARLGEGEDVVKATDALAKFFRYSVNNIEDMVPIKKEFEQIKSYLTIQDYRYKDRFTININIDENILDFHILKLMLQPLVENAIIHGLEKKIGKGILIINAFEVSDNLCFEIKDNGVGFEKNNNSTGEGVGINNVDKRIKLFYGQDFGVTYKREAEFTVFSIIVPKKEYEISD, encoded by the coding sequence ATGTTCAAGAATAATTTTGGGTTTAAGAAAAAGTTATTACTTGTGTTTTTATTTGTAGGTATAATTCCATTAATTTTACTATGGATATATGATACAGTATTTATTATAAAAACTACTTATGAAAAAATAGAATATTATACAAATAGTAATCTATCAATTGCAGCAGAATTGATAGATAGCAATATAAATACATATAGCAAAATGGTTAATTACATAGCTGAAAATTTAGAGGTTCAAGAAGTAATATCAAAAGAAGGAATTAAAGATAATTATGAAAAGGAAAAGAAATTTGAAGATACTCAAGAGCTATATAAAATTATAAGGGCTATATTAGCAACTCAAACTAAAGAAATACCAATTCATATTGTAAATTTAGATAAGACAAGTAGGTTTTCAACTACAGATTATTATGCTCCAATATATAGTGATATAAGAGGAGATTTTTATGAAAAACTAAATCGTAATGATGATATTGTTATAACCCAAATCCATAGAAGAGTAGAAGGTAAGGAATCGCAAGATACTGTTTTAGTAATAGGAAAGGCTATAATAAATAGAGATACAAAAGAAGTAATAGGTTATGTTATAGCTGATGTTTATGATAGTTATTTTGATGATATTTTTAAAGCAATATCCTTTGTAGAAGATTCAAATGTAATGCTACTTGATGATAATGGTTATATAATTACAGATAAAAATTATAAAAATCAAACAGGATTTAAATTTCCATCTGAATATTTAAGTAAGCTTAATAATATTAAAGGAACTTTAAAGGTTAATATAGATAAGACAAGCTATCAATGCTATTATACAACAACACAAAATACAAAAATAAAAGTACTACAGTTAATACCTAATAAATACTTTTTTAGTGAAATAGTTAATAATTTAAAGTTCTTAATTATATTGAGTTTAATTGTAATAAGCCTATCAATTTTCTTTGTACTAATTACATCTAAAAAAATTTCTGAGCCAATATTAGAGATGACAAGTTATATGAAAGAAGTTGAAAAGGGAAATTTAGATGTATATATAGAAAGTAATAGAAATGATGAAATAGGACATTTATCTAGAGGGTTTAATGATATGACAAAAGAATTAAAACGACTTATAGAAGAGGATTATAAGAAAGAACTTTTAGTTCAGGAGGCTGAGTTTAAAGCTTTAAAGTCTCAGGTAAATCCTCACTTCCTTTACAATTCATTAGGTCTTATAAGTTGGATGGCAAGGCTTGGAGAAGGTGAAGATGTAGTTAAAGCAACAGATGCATTAGCTAAATTTTTTAGATATAGTGTAAACAATATAGAGGATATGGTACCTATTAAAAAAGAATTTGAACAAATAAAAAGTTACCTTACTATTCAAGATTATAGATATAAGGATAGATTTACTATTAACATTAATATAGATGAAAATATATTAGATTTTCATATTTTAAAGTTAATGCTACAACCATTAGTTGAAAATGCTATTATTCATGGATTAGAAAAGAAAATTGGAAAAGGGATTTTAATTATAAATGCTTTTGAAGTTTCAGATAATTTATGCTTTGAAATAAAAGATAATGGAGTTGGCTTTGAGAAAAATAATAATTCCACAGGAGAAGGTGTAGGGATTAATAATGTTGATAAAAGAATAAAGTTATTTTATGGACAAGACTTTGGAGTAACTTATAAAAGAGAAGCTGAATTTACAGTGTTTTCTATTATAGTGCCTAAAAAGGAGTATGAGATAAGTGATTAA
- a CDS encoding response regulator transcription factor: MIKVLIVDDEYYSRKGLKCIIPWEKMKCKVLGEASNAYEAINIAKEIKPDIIITDINMPEINGIEMAKNIKEILPNTKFIVITGYDDFQYARGAVKINALDFILKPIQVSEFTEAINNAVSLIEKERINNSLSIEKQILRIVRGQSPIEIIDNYFNLLDSIRIVLINNDSYEYFNNNNKDYLNTRISYIVKEWIRNNISSYYIFEPHANRIGIIITTSENVDFKELIKRIIEELDGVITISITQEESPLELRELYKRAKNLYEKCFYEGYGKVLKEQEKKELTIDHLKFDELVNEIVDNILNADIKKAEKSINYLFKIFSYKMIKKSKIIKVVLELVLRVKQGFIELGISSEALEAIELENDYNQMIDLKKDLETFIVVAVENIREYRGTLEDSSIKRAIKFINNNFNKNISLKVVASSVYLNESYLSRELKQTLGMGFSEYIRKLRIEKAMELLKKGFSVSSVAKEVGYSDYRQFSTNFKKYTGDVPSNYKE, encoded by the coding sequence GTGATTAAAGTATTAATAGTAGATGACGAATATTATTCAAGAAAAGGACTTAAATGTATAATTCCCTGGGAAAAAATGAAATGTAAAGTTTTGGGGGAGGCATCTAATGCTTATGAAGCTATAAATATAGCAAAAGAAATAAAACCAGATATTATTATTACAGATATAAATATGCCAGAAATAAATGGTATAGAGATGGCAAAGAATATAAAAGAAATTTTACCTAATACTAAATTTATAGTAATTACTGGGTATGATGATTTTCAATATGCAAGGGGAGCAGTTAAAATAAATGCTTTAGATTTTATTTTAAAACCAATTCAAGTATCAGAGTTTACAGAGGCTATTAATAATGCAGTAAGCTTAATAGAAAAAGAAAGAATAAACAATAGTTTATCAATAGAAAAACAAATATTAAGGATTGTGAGAGGACAAAGTCCTATAGAAATAATAGATAATTATTTTAATCTTTTAGATAGTATAAGAATAGTTCTTATAAATAATGATAGTTATGAATACTTTAATAACAATAATAAGGATTACTTAAATACTAGGATTAGTTATATAGTAAAAGAGTGGATAAGAAATAATATAAGTAGTTACTATATTTTTGAACCACATGCAAATAGGATAGGTATAATTATTACTACAAGTGAGAATGTGGACTTTAAAGAATTGATAAAAAGAATAATAGAGGAATTAGATGGAGTAATTACAATATCAATAACTCAAGAGGAATCACCTTTAGAATTAAGAGAACTTTATAAAAGAGCAAAAAACTTATATGAAAAGTGTTTTTATGAAGGATATGGGAAAGTTTTAAAAGAACAAGAGAAGAAAGAACTGACAATTGATCATTTAAAATTTGATGAATTAGTAAATGAAATAGTAGATAATATTTTAAATGCAGATATAAAAAAGGCAGAAAAGAGTATTAATTATTTATTTAAGATATTTAGTTATAAGATGATTAAGAAGAGTAAAATAATTAAGGTAGTACTTGAATTGGTGCTTAGAGTAAAGCAAGGGTTTATAGAACTTGGTATATCAAGTGAAGCTTTAGAAGCTATAGAATTAGAAAATGATTACAATCAGATGATTGACTTAAAAAAGGATTTAGAAACATTTATAGTGGTGGCAGTAGAAAACATAAGAGAGTATAGAGGAACTTTAGAAGATAGTAGTATAAAAAGAGCCATTAAATTTATAAATAATAACTTTAATAAAAATATATCATTGAAGGTTGTAGCAAGTAGTGTATATTTAAATGAAAGCTATTTATCTAGAGAGTTAAAGCAAACTTTAGGAATGGGATTTTCAGAATACATAAGAAAACTTAGAATAGAAAAAGCTATGGAGTTATTAAAAAAAGGATTTTCAGTTTCAAGTGTAGCAAAAGAAGTTGGATATAGTGATTATAGACAATTTTCAACTAACTTTAAAAAATATACAGGTGACGTTCCAAGCAATTATAAGGAATAA